From the genome of Nicotiana sylvestris chromosome 1, ASM39365v2, whole genome shotgun sequence:
caacacagaaaaagaataattcaaaaaaatataaaaacaatgaATAtctgtatcaacaggtatacatctcaatATTAAAATGAATAATTCCGAGAATAATAAAATTCTTAATAGTGCTAATATTTCGGCAGTAACGAATATTGCCAAAATAGAAAATGATTTACAAAATTGGAGTATTTCTAGAGAATCCTTTGGCACTATATATCATACAGGCAAGTTTGATTTTATTAAGAGTTATAATATAAAAACTTGTGAATCAACGATCGTTATTAATAACTCAATCGAAACAATTAAGTTATTAGCAGCACATGACATACAACAATATAGGAAAAAATATAATTTCCTACATATTGGACTAGTACAAGTAGCTATCAAACCTTTATACAGATTAGGTTTAGACACGCCTCTTTGCCTCTTGTTAAGAGACGATAGACTATTAAATTTTGACGATTCATTATTAGGAGTCTTACAAAGTAACCTAGCTCAAGGCCTGGTCtactttaattgttatccaaattATTCGGTTGACATAAACGACCAGAATATCTTAGATACGTTGACTCttaatattaaaacaaaaaatatgaaTAGTAAAATTAATACAAGAGAGATAGTTGTAATATACCGAGTATATTATAGGCTAATAAAAACTACTTTAGCTCcgaaggctaaaattgaaagtaaTAAAGGAGTTACGATGCTCATGGAAGCAAACTGAGAGCATAGTAATACCTACGTCCCTAGAATGATTCGATGGGATGAGATATTATCCGAAGATGAATGGCGTTTTGAAGCCATAACTCAACCTAAATATGAACAAGAAAGTTCACACATCGAACAAGTAATTCAACACCCAACAGGTGCAGTAGACTTAAAATTTTTAAGATCTAACTCAATAAGCGAAGCTTCTTCCAGTAAAAGAATATCCTTCAGTGGACCTTCTTCTTCTAAACCCCCGGAGGAAAAGTATAAAAGCAACATAAGCGATAAAAGCGATGAAGAATTAATCGAAGAACTTGATAGAAAAATAAAAGGAGTAGATTTTAATAAAACTACTCCTAAAGTAATCTATCAAAAGGGTCCTTTTATTCACAAAAGTTCATCCGCAAAAACAATAGATAGACTTAGAACTcttaaagaagaaaataacttcaaaatagattgGAAAAGTCTAAATGCTCAGTGGGAACACCCTGATAACAACATTAAAAGAAAATGGTATGTAAATGCCTATTCTTTAGATCAAAGAAAGTCTTTCAGAAATAAATGGATTAAAGATCTAAAAAGACTTAAATGTGATATAGAATTCTTTAGGTGGTTTGAATTAACTGGGCAGATTCCAAATCAAAAGGAATCTTTACAAATGATTATTAACAAATGGTATACTAAAAATAAAGGTACAATAGAAGCCACTATTCCACATTTAGATGAAATAGTAATACCAGTTCAGAATGAGGTCATAACAACTTCCCCCTTCAAAAGAGAAAGCATTCACTTCGATAAAGAACCAATAAACAAAGACTTGAACAAAATAATTGTTCAAAATAACTACACAAACAATCTTTTACATGTTGTAGCCAATCAATTAAAAGACACTAACAAATTAGGAATCCCAACAAAATCAACAGTAGCACCTACTATAGAAACACATCCTACTATTAAAATCCctgaattttcaaaagaaaagttcccgcaattaaaatataaatttgaTTTTACAAATGAACTTCTAGAAAAAATAGAAGAACAATTAAAAACGAAACTGAGTGTATCAAAAATCCATACAGAACAAGCTAGTAGTAGTGGAGACAAAACTATAGAAATACATAAATTACAAAAACAATTAACTTCATTAAATAAAACACTAACTTACTTCAGGAGTATTAGAATAATAAACACATCCTACTATCTGCAAGGTCATTATTATTACCGacaatgatcaggatggtattactaaattgaagcaacatctctttcaacactttcagactaaggatctgggcaaactaaagtattttctgggtattgaggtcgctcagtctagctcaggtattgcgATCTCACAACGCAAGTATGCCTTAGATATTCTTGAGAAGAcaggaatgacaggttgtagacctgttgacactccgatggatccgaattctaatTTCTGCCAGGACAGGGGGAGCCTCTTAGCGATTCTGCAAGATATAGGcggttggttggtaaattaaattaccttACAGTGACAAGACCTGACATTTCCTTTCTTTGAGTGTTGTGTGTCAGTTTATGAATTTTCtgtgtgatagtcattgggatgcaatTATTCacattcttcggtatataaaatcaGCTCCAGACAAAGGTttattgtttgaggatcgaggccatGAGCAGATCATTGGATACTCAGAGGCTGATtaggcaggatcaccttctgattgACGTTCTACTTCTGGATATTGTGtcttagtaggaggaaatttggtatcttggaagagcaagaaacaaaatgtggtcgctcggtctagtgcagaagcagaatatcgagcaatggctatgacgacatgtgagctaatttggatcaaacagttgctcaaggagttggaatttggtgagattagtcagatgggacttgtgtgtgataatcaagttgctcttcatattgcgtcaaatctagtgttccatgagagaactaaacacattgagattgactgtcactttgtcagagaaaagatactctcgggagatattgctacaaagtttgtgaagttgaatgatcagcttgcagatattttcaccaagtctctcactggtcctcgtattaactacatatgtaacaagctcggtacatatgatttatatgtacCGGTTTGAGAGGAAGTGTTAGAATAGTTATGTAAccctaatcccatatgtattaggagtaggatatgttatgtatatatatagggctcattgtatcatgTTTAATATATATGAATAATATCAATCAGatttttctcccgtg
Proteins encoded in this window:
- the LOC104233817 gene encoding uncharacterized protein, with amino-acid sequence MSASRFMKCVTVGDGAVGKTCLLISYANDTFPTVCVPTVFDNFSADVVVDGSTVNLGLWDTAGQEDYNRLRPLSYPEADVFILAFSLISKVSYENVSKKWIPELRHYAPGVPIILVGTKLGGNLVSWKSKKQNVVARSSAEAEYRAMAMTTCELIWIKQLLKELEFGEISQMGLVCDNQVALHIASNLVFHERTKHIEIDCHFVREKILSGDIATKFVKLNDQLADIFTKSLTGPRINYICNKLGTYDLYVPV